The following proteins are encoded in a genomic region of Burkholderia pyrrocinia:
- a CDS encoding cold-shock protein, protein MATGTVKWFNDAKGFGFITPEGGGDDLFAHFSEIRSEGFKTLQENQKVEFDVKTGPKGLQASNIKPL, encoded by the coding sequence ATGGCAACCGGTACCGTCAAGTGGTTCAATGACGCAAAGGGCTTCGGCTTCATCACCCCGGAAGGCGGCGGCGACGATCTGTTCGCGCATTTCTCGGAAATCCGCTCGGAAGGCTTCAAGACGCTGCAAGAAAACCAGAAGGTTGAATTCGATGTGAAGACGGGCCCGAAGGGTCTGCAAGCATCGAACATCAAGCCGCTGTAA
- a CDS encoding DODA-type extradiol aromatic ring-opening family dioxygenase, with amino-acid sequence MNRLPSLYLSHGAPTLPIDPTLPSGAFTHLGAELPRPRAVLMLSAHWGTQQPVASVAAHPETIHDFHGFPRALYEIRYPAPGAPDVAERAAALLNAAGIATATNERGLDHGAWVPMLLMFPEADVPVAQLSIQPRADAAHHFALGRALRPLRDEGVMVIGSGQITHNLRAADFGATPEDADPRVAEFTDWFEAKLAARDVDALLDYRRQAPHAALMHPTDEHLLPVFTALGAADDDYRLGIQSLGTYQRVLAMTNYVFASAAA; translated from the coding sequence ATGAACCGCTTGCCTTCGCTCTACCTGTCCCACGGCGCCCCGACGCTGCCGATCGACCCGACACTGCCGTCCGGTGCGTTCACGCACCTCGGCGCCGAATTGCCGCGCCCGCGCGCGGTGCTGATGCTGTCCGCGCACTGGGGCACGCAACAGCCGGTCGCGAGCGTCGCCGCGCACCCGGAAACGATCCACGACTTCCACGGCTTTCCGCGCGCGCTGTACGAGATTCGCTATCCGGCGCCGGGCGCGCCCGACGTCGCCGAGCGTGCGGCCGCGTTGCTGAACGCGGCCGGCATCGCCACCGCGACGAACGAACGCGGTCTCGACCACGGCGCGTGGGTGCCGATGCTGCTGATGTTCCCGGAAGCCGACGTGCCCGTCGCACAGTTGTCGATCCAGCCGCGCGCGGATGCGGCGCACCACTTCGCGCTCGGCCGCGCGCTGCGGCCGCTGCGCGACGAAGGCGTGATGGTGATCGGCTCGGGCCAGATCACGCACAATCTGCGCGCCGCCGATTTCGGCGCGACGCCCGAGGACGCGGACCCGCGCGTCGCGGAATTCACCGACTGGTTCGAGGCAAAGCTCGCCGCGCGCGACGTCGACGCGCTGCTCGACTACCGCCGGCAGGCACCGCACGCGGCGCTGATGCATCCGACCGACGAGCATCTGCTGCCGGTGTTCACGGCGCTTGGCGCGGCGGACGACGACTACCGGCTCGGCATCCAGTCGCTCGGCACCTACCAGCGCGTGCTCGCGATGACGAACTACGTGTTCGCGAGCGCGGCCGCCTGA
- a CDS encoding Hsp70 family protein, which translates to MTYCAIDFGTSNSAVALPDGDGMRLAPVEGDHLTLPTAIFFNNDEETVEYGRAALASYIDGFDGRLMRSMKSILGSPLAETTTDLGDGSAIAYTEIIARFLTHLKRKAEARAGAPIGRAVLGRPVFFVDDDPRADRLAQDQLEAAARSIGFADVHFQYEPIAAAFDYESRQQAERLVLVADIGGGTSDFSLVRVGPERMARLERKDDVLAHHGVHVAGTDYDRRVELAAILPAFGYRSLDPEGRELPNKIYFDLATWHLINTVYTPKRLGELKLMRHLYQDAQQYDRLTIVVEQRLGHALMARAEEAKIGVAAGGETMIDLNDVEEDLLIAFDADRLVDASRDDTARIVDAARETVRLAGIAPRDVGALYFTGGSTGLAFLSGALAGAFPDAQPVFGDRLASVATGLGIHAQRLFG; encoded by the coding sequence ATGACTTACTGCGCGATCGATTTCGGCACGTCCAATTCCGCCGTGGCGCTGCCCGACGGCGACGGCATGCGCCTCGCGCCCGTCGAGGGCGACCACCTGACGCTGCCCACCGCGATCTTCTTCAACAACGACGAAGAGACGGTCGAATACGGCCGTGCGGCGCTGGCATCCTATATCGACGGTTTCGACGGCCGGCTGATGCGCTCGATGAAGAGCATCCTCGGCTCGCCGCTCGCGGAAACGACGACCGATCTCGGCGACGGCAGCGCGATCGCGTACACCGAAATCATCGCGCGCTTCCTGACGCACCTGAAGCGCAAGGCCGAAGCCCGCGCGGGCGCGCCGATCGGCCGCGCGGTGCTTGGCCGGCCCGTGTTCTTCGTCGACGACGATCCGCGCGCCGACCGTCTCGCGCAGGATCAGCTCGAGGCGGCCGCGCGGTCGATCGGCTTCGCGGATGTTCACTTCCAGTACGAACCGATCGCAGCCGCGTTCGACTACGAATCGCGCCAGCAGGCCGAGCGCCTCGTGCTCGTGGCCGACATCGGCGGCGGCACCTCCGACTTCTCGCTGGTGCGCGTCGGGCCCGAGCGGATGGCGCGGCTCGAACGCAAGGACGACGTGCTGGCCCACCACGGCGTGCACGTCGCGGGCACCGACTACGACCGGCGTGTCGAACTGGCGGCGATCCTGCCCGCGTTCGGCTACCGGTCGCTCGACCCCGAAGGGCGCGAACTGCCGAACAAGATCTACTTCGATCTCGCGACCTGGCACCTGATCAACACGGTCTACACGCCGAAACGGCTCGGCGAGCTGAAGCTGATGAGGCACCTGTACCAGGATGCGCAGCAGTACGACCGGCTCACGATCGTGGTCGAGCAGCGGCTCGGGCATGCGCTGATGGCGCGCGCGGAAGAAGCGAAGATCGGCGTCGCGGCGGGCGGGGAGACGATGATCGACCTGAACGACGTGGAAGAAGACCTGCTGATCGCGTTCGATGCCGATCGCCTTGTCGATGCGAGTCGCGACGACACCGCGCGCATCGTCGACGCCGCGCGCGAGACGGTGCGGCTCGCGGGCATCGCGCCGCGCGATGTCGGCGCACTGTATTTCACCGGCGGCTCGACGGGGCTCGCGTTCCTGTCGGGCGCGCTCGCGGGCGCTTTCCCGGATGCGCAACCGGTATTCGGCGACCGCCTCGCGAGTGTCGCGACGGGTCTCGGCATTCACGCGCAGCGGTTGTTTGGCTGA
- a CDS encoding APC family permease, producing the protein MKSSIQRNIGPFALMLTGLGSIIGSGWLFGAWKAAKIAGPAAICAWIIGAVVILAIALTYAELGAMFPESGGMVRYARYSHGSLVGFISAWANWIAIVSVIPIEAEASIQYMSTWPYPWAHSLFVNGELTVPGLLLSAVLVVIYFMLNYWGVKAFARANTAITIFKFLIPGATILGLMLTSFHSENLGTASNATFAPYGWSAVLTAVATSGIVFAFNGFQSPVNLAGEARNPSRSVPFAVITSILIALVIYVLLQMAYIGSVNPADVAKGWSHFNFSSPFAELAIALNLNWLAILLYVDAFISPSGTGTTYMATTTRMIYAMERNNTMPKMFGNVHPIYGVPRQAMWFNLLVSFIFLFFFRGWSSLAAVISVATVISYLTGPISLMALRRAATDIERPLTIPLMKLIAPFAFVCASLILYWAKWPLTGEIILLMIVALPVYFFFQAKSGWSGWGADLKAAWWLVAYLPTMAVLSLIGSKEFGGHGYLPYGWDMLIVAAIALVFYFWGVNTGYRTQYLDERESHDEILEGVGV; encoded by the coding sequence GTGAAGAGTTCTATTCAACGGAACATCGGCCCGTTTGCACTGATGCTGACGGGGCTGGGTTCGATTATCGGCTCGGGCTGGCTGTTCGGTGCCTGGAAGGCCGCGAAGATCGCTGGTCCGGCGGCGATCTGTGCATGGATCATCGGCGCGGTCGTGATTCTCGCGATTGCACTGACGTACGCCGAACTGGGCGCGATGTTCCCCGAGTCGGGCGGCATGGTGCGTTACGCGCGCTACTCGCACGGTTCGCTGGTGGGCTTCATCAGCGCCTGGGCGAACTGGATCGCGATCGTATCCGTGATCCCGATCGAGGCCGAAGCGTCGATCCAGTACATGAGCACGTGGCCGTATCCATGGGCGCACAGCCTGTTCGTGAACGGCGAGTTGACGGTGCCGGGCCTGTTGCTGTCGGCCGTGCTGGTCGTCATCTATTTCATGTTGAACTACTGGGGCGTGAAAGCCTTCGCGCGTGCGAACACCGCGATCACGATCTTCAAGTTCCTGATCCCCGGCGCGACGATCCTCGGCCTGATGCTGACAAGCTTCCATTCGGAGAACCTCGGCACCGCGTCCAATGCGACCTTCGCGCCGTACGGCTGGTCGGCCGTGCTGACCGCGGTCGCGACGAGCGGCATCGTGTTCGCGTTCAACGGCTTCCAGAGTCCCGTGAACCTCGCGGGCGAAGCGCGCAATCCGTCGCGCAGCGTTCCGTTCGCGGTGATCACGTCGATCCTGATCGCGCTCGTGATCTACGTGCTGCTGCAGATGGCCTACATCGGCTCGGTGAATCCGGCCGATGTTGCAAAGGGCTGGTCGCACTTCAACTTCTCGTCGCCGTTCGCGGAACTCGCGATCGCGCTGAACCTGAACTGGCTCGCGATCCTGCTGTACGTCGATGCGTTCATCAGCCCGAGCGGCACCGGCACGACCTACATGGCGACGACCACGCGCATGATCTACGCGATGGAGCGCAACAACACGATGCCGAAGATGTTCGGCAACGTGCACCCGATCTACGGTGTGCCGCGCCAGGCGATGTGGTTCAACCTGCTCGTGTCGTTCATCTTCCTGTTCTTCTTCCGCGGCTGGAGTTCGCTCGCGGCAGTGATCTCGGTTGCGACGGTGATCTCGTACCTGACCGGCCCGATCAGCCTGATGGCGCTGCGCCGCGCGGCGACCGACATCGAGCGTCCGCTGACGATTCCGCTGATGAAGCTGATCGCGCCGTTCGCGTTCGTCTGCGCGTCGCTGATCCTGTACTGGGCCAAGTGGCCGCTGACGGGCGAAATCATCCTGCTGATGATCGTCGCGCTGCCGGTGTACTTCTTCTTCCAGGCGAAGTCGGGCTGGAGCGGCTGGGGTGCCGACCTGAAGGCCGCATGGTGGCTGGTCGCATACCTGCCGACGATGGCCGTGCTGTCGCTGATCGGCAGCAAGGAATTCGGCGGTCACGGCTACCTGCCGTACGGCTGGGACATGCTGATCGTCGCGGCAATCGCGCTGGTGTTCTACTTCTGGGGCGTGAATACCGGCTACCGGACCCAGTATCTCGACGAGCGCGAGTCGCACGACGAGATCCTCGAAGGGGTCGGTGTCTGA